GCCAGTTGTTGGTATTATGCCGTTTGAAACGGAAGAGGAAGCAATTGATATTGCCAACGACACACGCTTTGGATTAAGCGGGGCAGTTCATACATCTAATGTAGAGCGAGGCGTTGAATTCGCTAAAAAAGTAGAAACCGGGATGATTCATGTTAACGACATTACAATAAATGACGAACCTATTGTCGCTTTTGGTGGAGAAAAACAATCCGGTCTTGGACGTTTGAATGGTGAATGGAGTTTGGACGAATTTACTACAATGAAATGGATTTCTGTCAATTATCAACAACGTCAATTACCTTACTAGAAGGAGAGAATATAAGAGATGACTGAAGTATATGTACAAGCTGAAACAGAATCTGAAATCTTGAATGCCTTTATAAAGGTCGCCCCATTTTTAAATAAGCTGGTCCATGATGATATTACAATAGGTATTTATGACACAGAAAAACTGATCATCAATATTCCAGGTGAGACATTTTCACTGAATGTCAAAGCCGGTGATCCACTTGCAGAAGGAGATATTATAACCAATGCCATAAGAGAAGATGGTCCGAGAACAGAAATTGTTCCAAAAGAATTATTCGGTTTTCCGCTTATTGCCCGTGCTATTCCATTACATGATAATAATGGAAAGGTTATCGGTGGTGTTGGCCTTGGAACAAGCCTTGAAAAGTCAAATAAATTACATGAAGTGGCTGAAGGTCTTTCTGCTGTAGTGGAACAATCTGCTGCATCTATTCAGGAAATTACAGGCTCCGTATCTCAACTTGCTGATCATGTTACAAACGTGTCTACGCAAATGAAAGAGGTAAGCACCAGCGCAGATCAAATTGGCGAAATTTCAACGGTTGTAAAAGGTATTTCCGACCAAAGTAATTTACTGGGATTAAATGCATCAATAGAAGCAGCAAGAGCCGGTGAATTTGGTAAAGGTTTTAATGTCGTAGCTGAAGAGATCAGAAAGCTGGCAAATAATTCAAAAGATAATGTAACCCAAATTGATGAAGCAACAAAAAGCATTCAAAAACTGGTTGCGGAATTAGAAGACGCATTTTCCGGAATTCATGAAATGACAGATACGCAGGCAGCTGCAATCCAACAAATTTCAGCAACCATTCAAGAAATCAGTACAAATGCACAGGATTTAGCGAAAATGGCTGAAAATACATTAGAAGCAAAATAATTAACATACCCTGAAAATCTTGTGTCATAAGGTTTTCAGGGATTTAATAATTTTTTCGGTTTACAAATTGTTCATCACTTGTATTTTCTTTTGAAGTAAGTTGATTTTATGACAATCATTAATGTGAATTTTATCACATCATCCACCAATAAATAGGGGAATTTTTCAGTGTTAAATTTAAAAAATAAAAAGTGAATAAACCTGCATAATGAATGAAAAAGGCAAACTATTTCGAAAGAATGGGACGCAAAGCAAAGGGTCTAATGTTTTTACAGGTATAAATGCCTAAAACTATGATCGCCTGGTTACCAAAGCATCATCTCGTTTTTATTGTCACTGTTTTGGCTATTTCAATTCTATTGGATAGCCATTTTTTGTAGACAGAGATGAAAGGGGGAGTGATTGGAGGAGTCATGGGGCCGGAAGTTACATATTAACTTCAAAGATATAGTTAATACATTTACATAGAATGAGGTTTTTATAATGAATTCAAATTTGGATTTGTCCGTAAGAAATATATCATTGGATCATGTTATTCAACCAATTATGAACTTAACAAATAATAGTGTTTATGGATACGAGGCTTTACTTAGTTCAAGGGAATTTCGTAATCCGGAGTTGTTGTTTAAATATGCTAGAGAACGGCATCAGTTAATTGATGTGGACATAAGGTCTATATCTAAATTCTTTCAGACATTTAAAGCGTTCAATCCACCCGTTAAGGATATGAAAATATTCATCAATGTGTTTCCATCTACAATTATAGATTCATCATTTACTGCTCTTTTACAAAGATTGGAATTATCCGTAGATATAAATCCAGGGAATATCGTATTTGAATTAAATGAAGCTGAAAAGGAAACGAATTTATCAAAAATAAAAAACGCAATAGAAGAGATTAAAAAGGAAGGTTTCTTGACTGCCCTGGACGATATTGGAAAGGGAGAATCTTCACTAAAGTCGTTATCGGAAATTGAACCGGATATTGTAAAAGTTGATAAGTATTTTACTGAAAATTTAGCAGTGTCTTCAAAAAAGCAAAAAACTCTTCAATTATTCCTCAATCTTTTTGGAGGTGATACAAAGGTAGTAGTGGAAGGTTTTGAGTCAAGTGAAGATCTGGAAACTGCAAGAGGTTTGGGGGTATCTTTCGGACAAGGATTTTTCTTGGGAAAACCTAAGCCAATAAAGAATTATATTCCAGGTACTTATCCGGATGATTTTAGTTGATTATGGAGGTTCGATGATGGATAAAGGGTCGATAATAGGAATAATATTTGGAATTATTGCGATTGGAGCAGGTATGGCTTTAAAAGGTGTAAGTCCTTTGGCCATAATCAATCCTGCAGCATTATTAATCATCTTTTTGGGAACGGCAGCTTCCGTCTGTATAGCGTTCCCAATGAGTACACTTAAAAAAGTACCAGTACTGCTAAAAATTATATTTACCGAGGCTAAAAACGAAAATGCAACCGAAATGGTTAATGGATTCGCTGAATGGGCAGAAGTAACCCGAAAACAGGGGATACTGTGGCTGGAAGGACAAATAGATAAGACGGATAATTCGTTTTTAGCTTCCGGATTACAACTGGTAGTTGATGGCCAATCTTCTGAGTTTATTCGGGAAGTGTTGTTGGAAAAAATAGATGCAATGGAAGAAAGGCATCAAAAGGGGGCCTCCATATTTTCCCAAGCAGGTACATATGCACCGACTTTAGGTGTTCTGGGAGCTGTGATCGGGTTAATTGCTGCCCTCAGTAATTTAAATGATATTGAGGTTTTGGGTAAGGCGATATCAGCCGCTTTTGTTGCTACATTGTTGGGGATCTTTTCCGGCTATGTTTTGTGGCACCCCTTTGCGAATAAGCTGAAAGAGAAGTCCGAAAATGAAGTTCGATTGAAACAGATTACCATAGAGGGGATATTGTCTTTGGCGAACGGTGAATCATCACCGGTGATCAGGGATAAATTAAGCTCGTATTTATCTTCTGATGAGTTAGCGAGAATGGGTGAGGGGGATGAAAATGCGGAGAAAAAACCAGCGTAAGAAACCCCATATTAATGAGTCATGGCTGCTTCCATATTCGGACATGCTGACGCTGATAGCTGCATTATTTATTGTTTTATTCGCGATGAGTGAAATCGACGCGCAAAAATATCAACAGCTTATACAGGTGTTTCATAGTGAATTCAGTGGTGGATCGGGGGTGTTGGAGGAAAATAGCGGCTCGATCGAACCAACTCCCGGAAAAATAATGGACGATACCGCAAACGAAGAAGATAAAGGAACGGAAGATCAAGGTGTTAAAGAATTATTGAAATTACAGGCCATACAGAAAGAAATAAATAATTATATTAGGAAAAACAATTTATCTGACGTGTTACAGACACAACTATCTGGTGAAGGATTAATGATTAGCATATCAAATGATGTATCCTTTGATTCCGGCAGTGACGAAGTAAATAAATATGGCAGGAAGATTGCAAAAGAGATTTCTGCGTTTCTTTACACAGACCCGCCTCATCGAATTGTGGTCAGTGGTCACACAGACAATATTCCAATACATAATAGTGAATTTTCATCTAACTGGGAATTAAGTTCTATGCGGGCGATTAACTTCATGGGTTTATTACTTGACAATGAAAAATTGGATCCTGGGCGATTCAGTGCAAAAGGGTATGGAGAACATCACCCGGTAGTCCCGAATACAAGCGATGGGAACAGGGCTATGAACAGAAGGGTTGAAGTACTTATTTTACCAAACTATGAGATTCCTATAACTGGGGATGATTAAGTGTGGATTTATTTTACTATGAATGAATATTTTGGTTGAATTTTATTTATGCGAGAAATGTAATTCTTATGAACTAGTATTAAACAACTATAAAATGGAAAAAGGCAAACTTTTCGAAGTATTAGGACGCAAAGCTGAGGGTCTACATGCAGAAAGCTGTACATGATTGCCTGGCTGCCAAAGTTTTAGATTATAGTATTAATTTATAATCTTTGGCTATTCAAATGTGCTTGAATAGTCTTTTTCTGTGTTAAGGGAGTGTGGATGTTGAGCATATCAACAAAAGAAAGAAGTAAAATGGCTACCATTTTATTAAATGGAACTTTTTCATCCTTAGAAACAGTGGTGCCACTCAAACAAACAAGGATGAAACCCCAGCTTTTGGAAAAGGATTTCCGTACCAAATATGGTGTTCTAATTGGAATTACCGGTGATGTTCAAGGGAAATTGGTTATATCCGGAAATCCTCACGTTTTCAGTAAGATTGGTGAAGTCATGTATGGAATGCCGCTTGAAGGTGAAATGCTTATTTCCTTTAGTGGTGAACTGGGGAACATGGTTGCTGGTGGTCTATCAATGAACATTGTTGAAAATGGAATCAACATTAATATTACTTCTCCAACTATGATGCAAGGTGATACAACACTATATGGTTTTAAACAAGGACTTAACGTGATGACTTCACTTGATAGTGTTGGAGATTTGGATATTTACTTATTACTTGATTAATAGACATTGGAAGGAGGCTTCAAATGGATACAAAGGACTATATTGAGGTATTCCTTGATGAGAGCAACGAACACTTGCAGGCAATTAATGATAATCTTTTAAAATTAGAAAAACAGCCAGCGGATCTTGACATCGTTAATGAGATATTTCGTTCAGCTCATACGTTAAAAGGAATGGCTGGAACAATGGAGTTTGAAGATATTGCTTCATTAACACATAAAATGGAAAATGTATTAGACAAAATTCGAAATCAGGAATTAGAAGTAAATGAAAAAGTTGTGGATATTATTTTTGAGGCACTAGAGGATTTGGAAGAAATGGTTAGTGCCATAAGTTCGGGTGAAGATGGAAAAAAAGATGTCAGCGAACTAGTTACCCGTTTGGAACAATTGGAAAACGGAACTACTGAATCAGTACAAAAGGAAAGTATAGTAAAGGAAACATCTGAATTGAATATGAATCTGGACCAATATCAGATGACAGTATTATCCCAGGCCGAGGAACAAGGATATAACACGTTTCAAGTTACTGTCATTTTATCCGAGGATTGTTTGTTGAAAGCAGCACGTGTATACATGGTATTTGAAGTTCTGGAAAAACTGGGGGAAGTCATTAAATCGGTACCTGTGGTGGATGAACTGGAAGCAGAGAACTTTGAACAGGAATTTACTGTTATTCTCCTGTCAAATTCAACTACTGACGAAATTGAAACACATATACATAAAGTTTCAGAAGTTCAAAAAGTAGAGGCACTCAATTTCTCAGTAGAGGATATT
The genomic region above belongs to Virgibacillus doumboii and contains:
- a CDS encoding methyl-accepting chemotaxis protein; protein product: MTEVYVQAETESEILNAFIKVAPFLNKLVHDDITIGIYDTEKLIINIPGETFSLNVKAGDPLAEGDIITNAIREDGPRTEIVPKELFGFPLIARAIPLHDNNGKVIGGVGLGTSLEKSNKLHEVAEGLSAVVEQSAASIQEITGSVSQLADHVTNVSTQMKEVSTSADQIGEISTVVKGISDQSNLLGLNASIEAARAGEFGKGFNVVAEEIRKLANNSKDNVTQIDEATKSIQKLVAELEDAFSGIHEMTDTQAAAIQQISATIQEISTNAQDLAKMAENTLEAK
- a CDS encoding EAL domain-containing protein, encoding MNSNLDLSVRNISLDHVIQPIMNLTNNSVYGYEALLSSREFRNPELLFKYARERHQLIDVDIRSISKFFQTFKAFNPPVKDMKIFINVFPSTIIDSSFTALLQRLELSVDINPGNIVFELNEAEKETNLSKIKNAIEEIKKEGFLTALDDIGKGESSLKSLSEIEPDIVKVDKYFTENLAVSSKKQKTLQLFLNLFGGDTKVVVEGFESSEDLETARGLGVSFGQGFFLGKPKPIKNYIPGTYPDDFS
- the motA gene encoding flagellar motor stator protein MotA, yielding MDKGSIIGIIFGIIAIGAGMALKGVSPLAIINPAALLIIFLGTAASVCIAFPMSTLKKVPVLLKIIFTEAKNENATEMVNGFAEWAEVTRKQGILWLEGQIDKTDNSFLASGLQLVVDGQSSEFIREVLLEKIDAMEERHQKGASIFSQAGTYAPTLGVLGAVIGLIAALSNLNDIEVLGKAISAAFVATLLGIFSGYVLWHPFANKLKEKSENEVRLKQITIEGILSLANGESSPVIRDKLSSYLSSDELARMGEGDENAEKKPA
- the motB gene encoding flagellar motor protein MotB, which produces MKMRRKNQRKKPHINESWLLPYSDMLTLIAALFIVLFAMSEIDAQKYQQLIQVFHSEFSGGSGVLEENSGSIEPTPGKIMDDTANEEDKGTEDQGVKELLKLQAIQKEINNYIRKNNLSDVLQTQLSGEGLMISISNDVSFDSGSDEVNKYGRKIAKEISAFLYTDPPHRIVVSGHTDNIPIHNSEFSSNWELSSMRAINFMGLLLDNEKLDPGRFSAKGYGEHHPVVPNTSDGNRAMNRRVEVLILPNYEIPITGDD
- a CDS encoding chemotaxis protein CheX, translated to MLSISTKERSKMATILLNGTFSSLETVVPLKQTRMKPQLLEKDFRTKYGVLIGITGDVQGKLVISGNPHVFSKIGEVMYGMPLEGEMLISFSGELGNMVAGGLSMNIVENGININITSPTMMQGDTTLYGFKQGLNVMTSLDSVGDLDIYLLLD